The following proteins are encoded in a genomic region of Gemmatimonadota bacterium:
- a CDS encoding LPP20 family lipoprotein — protein sequence MRQSWGVLGLAVLAMSCASAPTLEEGPASARTLKAMPNWYKKPPASDNKYVYAPATATSQDLQVAVNKAQVEGRSVLAAQLEVKLGALTTRATEEAGVLGDATLRDAYSQVTKAAVASVLVGTRAKEQQFAIEAGQYRVWVLMELPFPVAGKRFLDQLKSQEQLFERIRNTESVKALYEDVMKYEGTGGVRKP from the coding sequence GTGAGACAGTCATGGGGAGTACTGGGATTGGCCGTATTGGCGATGTCGTGTGCGTCGGCCCCGACGCTTGAGGAGGGGCCCGCGAGCGCGCGCACGTTGAAGGCCATGCCGAATTGGTATAAAAAGCCACCGGCGAGCGACAACAAGTACGTCTATGCGCCGGCGACAGCGACGTCGCAGGATCTGCAGGTTGCGGTCAACAAGGCGCAGGTCGAAGGGCGTTCGGTGTTGGCTGCGCAACTCGAGGTCAAACTCGGCGCACTCACCACGCGCGCGACTGAAGAAGCGGGCGTATTGGGCGACGCCACGCTGCGTGATGCGTACTCGCAGGTCACGAAGGCTGCCGTGGCTTCCGTGCTCGTGGGAACGCGGGCCAAGGAGCAGCAGTTTGCCATCGAAGCGGGGCAGTACCGCGTTTGGGTGCTGATGGAACTGCCGTTCCCGGTGGCGGGCAAGCGGTTCTTAGATCAGCTGAAGAGCCAGGAGCAACTGTTCGAGCGCATCCGGAACACCGAGTCGGTGAAGGCGCTCTACGAAGATGTCATGAAATACGAAGGCACCGGCGGCGTGCGGAAGCCGTAG
- a CDS encoding caspase family protein: MLRAQIGVLTGVLTGVLTGVLTGALTGALTGALLAVAVLAPTPLQAQKNWTLGSPSTLVEQVQGKPAMVERLTSLGYEVWHFGESWVRLGSREDRVVGFFNAGSLKVRMAPGADTTREATFTVGSSRDDLLRLEGTPTAVQERADVGEQFLRYGRAVVRVNVADRKVRAWDDPARTLHVRAAGAVAQHLAPHPTAPASLSATATLVDDGNDGVLDAEEGAVVTVVLRNDGKGTAYGATLAITSPGAHAAVRIVSAARADSILPGRSVTLRAQIAAGATVGDGELPLDVTVREDNGFDLDPPFRIVVRTRAARAPRLVLDGIGVADQSGNGRIEPREIVDITARIANRGAGDAREVRVTITPGAGVLLTPETVRDVALGTLHAGEVRDVHLTAFTNSRADGFPLSLLVHEARERFDTTFVLPLALDRPLASVPDLVVRARDTRAVTASPPLVVDVDSGIPRGRERRNVVAVVLGVERYQHAPAVPFARRDASVFREYATRLFGIGDDADRLFFRTDDELTGSELRKVFGAGGWLARRVSAETDVVVYYAGHGVADLKTHAPYLLPNDADANYPAQTGYALDELYQRLAALGAHSVTVFIDACFSGGTREGGSLFPGARDVLVSVEHPALRSESMAVFTASGADQLANVSADERHGLFTYWLLKGLRGGADADTDRRVTVSELEQFLRAKVPPQAARQDREQLPQALARNKGRVLVELP, encoded by the coding sequence ATGTTGCGCGCACAGATCGGCGTCCTGACCGGCGTGTTGACCGGCGTGTTGACCGGCGTGTTGACCGGCGCCCTGACCGGCGCCCTGACCGGCGCCCTCCTAGCCGTTGCCGTCCTGGCACCAACGCCGCTTCAGGCACAGAAGAACTGGACGCTGGGCTCCCCGTCCACCCTGGTGGAGCAGGTGCAGGGAAAGCCCGCGATGGTCGAACGCCTTACCTCGCTGGGGTACGAGGTGTGGCATTTTGGCGAGAGCTGGGTCCGCCTCGGCTCCCGCGAAGATCGCGTGGTGGGCTTTTTCAACGCCGGGTCGCTCAAGGTGCGCATGGCTCCGGGCGCCGACACCACGCGCGAAGCCACCTTCACCGTGGGCTCCTCGCGCGACGATCTGCTGCGGCTTGAGGGAACCCCGACCGCCGTGCAGGAGCGCGCCGACGTTGGTGAGCAGTTCCTGCGCTACGGTCGCGCGGTGGTGCGTGTGAATGTGGCGGACAGGAAAGTCCGTGCCTGGGACGATCCCGCGCGCACCCTGCACGTGCGCGCGGCAGGCGCAGTGGCGCAGCACCTCGCCCCACATCCCACCGCCCCGGCGTCGCTCTCCGCAACCGCCACGCTGGTGGACGACGGCAACGACGGCGTGCTCGATGCCGAAGAAGGTGCCGTCGTCACCGTGGTGCTGCGGAACGACGGCAAGGGGACCGCATACGGTGCCACGCTCGCCATCACGTCGCCGGGCGCGCACGCGGCCGTGCGCATCGTTTCTGCCGCGCGCGCCGACTCGATTCTCCCGGGCCGCTCCGTCACCCTCCGTGCGCAGATTGCCGCCGGTGCCACGGTCGGCGACGGCGAACTACCGCTCGATGTGACCGTGCGCGAGGACAACGGCTTTGATCTCGACCCGCCATTTCGCATCGTGGTGCGTACACGCGCCGCGCGCGCGCCGCGCCTTGTGCTCGACGGCATTGGCGTGGCCGATCAGTCGGGGAACGGGCGCATTGAGCCGCGCGAGATTGTGGATATCACCGCACGCATTGCCAACCGCGGAGCGGGGGATGCGCGCGAGGTGCGCGTGACCATCACGCCAGGCGCGGGCGTCCTCCTCACCCCCGAAACGGTCCGCGACGTTGCGCTCGGCACACTGCACGCGGGCGAGGTGCGCGACGTGCACCTCACCGCGTTCACCAACTCGCGCGCCGACGGCTTCCCGCTTTCGCTTTTGGTGCACGAGGCGCGCGAACGCTTTGATACCACGTTCGTGCTGCCACTGGCGCTCGATCGCCCGCTCGCGAGTGTGCCCGATCTGGTGGTACGTGCCCGCGACACGCGCGCCGTCACCGCCTCGCCGCCGCTCGTGGTGGACGTGGACAGCGGCATTCCCCGCGGACGCGAACGGCGCAACGTGGTAGCGGTGGTGCTCGGCGTGGAACGGTATCAGCATGCGCCAGCCGTGCCGTTCGCGCGGCGCGACGCCTCGGTGTTCCGCGAATACGCCACACGGCTCTTTGGCATTGGCGACGACGCCGACCGTCTGTTCTTCCGCACCGACGACGAACTCACCGGCAGCGAACTGCGCAAAGTGTTCGGCGCCGGCGGATGGCTCGCACGCCGGGTAAGCGCCGAGACGGACGTGGTGGTCTATTACGCCGGTCACGGTGTGGCCGATCTCAAGACGCACGCGCCCTATTTGCTCCCTAACGATGCCGACGCCAACTATCCGGCGCAGACGGGATACGCGCTCGACGAACTCTATCAACGCCTCGCCGCACTCGGTGCGCATTCGGTGACGGTGTTCATTGACGCCTGCTTCAGCGGCGGCACGCGCGAGGGCGGATCGCTCTTTCCTGGCGCGCGTGATGTGCTCGTGAGCGTGGAACATCCGGCACTGCGCAGTGAGTCGATGGCGGTGTTCACGGCATCCGGCGCAGACCAACTCGCGAATGTGTCCGCCGACGAACGGCACGGTCTCTTCACCTACTGGCTCCTCAAGGGGCTGCGCGGTGGAGCCGATGCCGACACCGATCGCCGCGTGACCGTGAGCGAGCTCGAACAGTTTCTGCGCGCCAAGGTGCCGCCGCAGGCCGCGCGGCAGGATCGCGAGCAGCTGCCGCAGGCCTTGGCGCGAAATAAAGGGCGCGTGTTAGTGGAGCTGCCATGA